Proteins encoded within one genomic window of Parachlamydia sp. AcF125:
- a CDS encoding multidrug effflux MFS transporter: MVKLTRKVPSFLLLTVLLGFPQISETIYTPSLPDIAHSLQTTDSLVELTLSVFFIGFAMGVFFWGILADLVGRRPAILAGLMVYLLGTGLCSLAPSVYHLLIFRWIQAVGSSVGSVVTQTMIRDTYEGKARNQLFSALAAPLAVSPAIGPLVGGYMDQLFGWNANFYALLIMGVCILIYCWKSLPETRPTNGSGQGVEMVVRTAKKMVGDYKIWGYTFLIGGSNGILFSYYAEAPFLFIDLLKLTAGQYGLLGIAVAAPFFFASFISHRLNKQLQGEQIILLGCGIVLAGSSILTFNAVSGWIALKWGGIALAALLMPLILLFFGIGLIISNSLSLALVDYQEARGIAGSLFGLFYYIVIACLTAIMGMIHTGTVLPLPLYFIALSLFLLGGFAMVNLPCLQNE, from the coding sequence ATGGTAAAGCTTACAAGAAAAGTTCCCTCATTTTTGTTGCTCACGGTACTTTTAGGATTTCCCCAAATTAGCGAAACCATTTATACCCCTTCCTTGCCCGACATTGCGCATTCCCTGCAAACTACAGACAGTTTAGTGGAGTTAACCTTAAGCGTTTTCTTTATAGGGTTTGCTATGGGAGTTTTCTTTTGGGGGATACTGGCCGACCTTGTGGGACGCCGCCCTGCGATTTTAGCAGGATTGATGGTGTACTTACTTGGCACAGGGCTTTGCAGTTTAGCCCCTTCAGTCTACCATTTGCTTATCTTTCGGTGGATTCAGGCCGTGGGCTCAAGTGTCGGATCTGTAGTCACTCAAACAATGATTCGAGATACGTATGAAGGAAAAGCGCGAAATCAATTGTTTTCCGCTCTTGCAGCCCCTTTAGCTGTATCTCCTGCTATCGGCCCATTGGTGGGAGGGTACATGGATCAGCTATTTGGGTGGAATGCCAATTTTTACGCACTTCTTATCATGGGCGTTTGTATTTTGATTTATTGCTGGAAATCACTCCCAGAAACCCGACCCACAAACGGCTCAGGGCAAGGAGTGGAAATGGTTGTCCGAACGGCTAAAAAAATGGTGGGGGATTACAAAATTTGGGGATATACTTTTTTAATCGGGGGAAGCAATGGGATTTTATTCAGCTATTATGCCGAAGCTCCTTTTCTGTTTATCGATTTGCTTAAGCTCACGGCGGGGCAATATGGTTTATTGGGAATAGCGGTCGCAGCTCCCTTTTTTTTCGCCTCTTTTATCTCACATCGTTTGAATAAACAGTTACAAGGAGAACAGATTATTCTTTTAGGATGCGGGATTGTTTTAGCAGGCTCTAGCATTCTAACTTTTAATGCAGTGAGTGGTTGGATTGCCCTGAAGTGGGGTGGCATAGCTTTAGCCGCTTTACTTATGCCTTTAATCCTCTTATTTTTTGGAATAGGATTAATCATTTCCAACAGTTTAAGCTTAGCCTTGGTAGATTACCAAGAGGCACGAGGGATAGCCGGTTCCCTTTTTGGTTTATTTTATTACATTGTGATTGCCTGCTTAACAGCCATTATGGGGATGATTCATACGGGCACTGTTCTTCCTTTACCTTTATACTTTATAGCCCTAAGTCTTTTTTTGCTGGGAGGTTTTGCCATGGTGAACTTACCTTGCCTGCAAAATGAATAG
- a CDS encoding LysR family transcriptional regulator, translating into MSKFDQILYFMTIVETNSFAKAARKLGVSTAAVSKQLHLLEKHLGVELLHRTTRRLELSESGKLYFQHCKKIMHEIEEADKLISTIHAEPRGHLSVISGRHFAQRYILPFLQEFIRAFPHICLNLELAERIPDLYEEKIDLVIGYSIPGPESVVQRKIATTSYVLCASPQYLQAHKIPQKPSDLTEHVFITHSMRQPNDRLSFADGSEIHLKPMLKLNDSYALAQCALAGLGIIKVHHYIVADELEKGLLVEVLANYKESETPLYLYYQESRHVQPKIRHFIDFVLNHLSKARKIGSIPMI; encoded by the coding sequence ATGAGTAAATTTGACCAAATTTTATATTTTATGACGATTGTGGAAACGAATAGCTTTGCCAAAGCTGCTAGAAAATTAGGGGTGTCGACGGCAGCTGTCAGCAAGCAACTGCATCTTTTGGAAAAACATTTAGGGGTTGAGCTGCTCCATCGTACGACTCGCCGTCTGGAGCTTTCAGAATCAGGGAAGCTTTATTTTCAGCATTGTAAAAAAATTATGCACGAAATAGAGGAAGCCGATAAACTAATTTCTACGATTCACGCAGAACCAAGAGGGCATTTATCAGTGATAAGTGGAAGGCACTTTGCGCAACGCTATATTTTGCCTTTCCTCCAAGAATTTATTCGGGCTTTTCCCCATATTTGCCTGAATTTAGAATTAGCCGAGAGAATTCCGGACCTTTATGAAGAAAAAATCGACCTCGTGATCGGGTATTCTATTCCAGGCCCCGAAAGTGTTGTGCAACGCAAAATCGCCACCACTTCCTATGTCTTATGCGCTTCGCCCCAATATTTACAAGCTCATAAAATTCCCCAAAAGCCCTCCGATTTAACCGAGCATGTTTTTATTACGCATAGCATGCGTCAACCTAATGATCGTTTATCGTTTGCCGATGGAAGTGAAATTCATCTTAAGCCTATGTTAAAACTGAATGACTCCTATGCGCTCGCTCAATGTGCACTTGCCGGATTAGGAATTATTAAAGTACACCATTATATCGTAGCTGATGAGCTTGAAAAGGGATTACTTGTCGAGGTGTTAGCAAACTACAAAGAGTCCGAAACCCCCCTTTATCTTTATTACCAAGAAAGCCGCCATGTGCAACCAAAAATTCGGCATTTCATCGATTTTGTTTTAAACCATCTATCTAAAGCGCGGAAAATAGGCTCCATTCCTATGATTTAG
- a CDS encoding thioredoxin domain-containing protein, translated as MSESSLTTRAFSLNFLIVSLALVSGMILTVVSWLQLCTAECSEGHQYLLFGFPFEVLGGIFFAGTAAVHLLSLRSPRWSFITALLLAGGLGAELFFILIQKYQIGVWCPVCLGIAASIGIAALPILVEYGIHFREALKLEDRGEIMKNIWKGAFSCAIFCLGFMLAFLGTSKFNPLQAAEKSLKDNLAFGNQDSQIEVYIFTDWECPACRYIEPRLEGIYKVAGEKAKIYFVDLAVHHTSMNFTPYNMSFMVHNKPAYFKLRKMLEDISQKTVTPSQEQIETEMRKLGQKFVELNYADIDVGHKYFKKLGKQFNVNKTPMLVVVNSDAKKEKELTGEEITQENVLKAINLLSN; from the coding sequence ATGTCGGAGTCTTCTTTAACTACTCGCGCTTTTAGTCTAAACTTTTTGATTGTCTCCCTTGCGCTTGTCTCAGGAATGATTTTAACCGTTGTGTCTTGGTTACAGCTGTGCACTGCTGAGTGCTCGGAAGGACATCAATACCTTTTATTTGGGTTTCCTTTTGAGGTTCTAGGGGGAATTTTTTTTGCAGGGACAGCAGCAGTGCATTTATTATCTTTGCGCAGCCCTAGATGGAGCTTTATAACAGCTCTTCTCCTCGCGGGTGGGCTAGGAGCTGAACTATTTTTTATTCTGATACAAAAGTATCAAATAGGAGTATGGTGCCCAGTGTGCTTGGGAATCGCAGCTTCTATCGGCATAGCTGCCTTGCCCATTTTGGTTGAATATGGGATCCACTTTCGAGAAGCACTTAAATTAGAAGATAGAGGAGAGATCATGAAAAACATCTGGAAAGGAGCTTTTAGCTGCGCAATTTTTTGCTTGGGATTTATGCTTGCTTTTTTGGGAACCTCAAAATTCAATCCTTTGCAAGCAGCAGAGAAATCTTTAAAGGATAATTTAGCGTTTGGAAATCAAGATAGTCAAATTGAAGTTTATATTTTTACCGATTGGGAGTGTCCTGCTTGCCGATATATTGAACCTCGTTTAGAAGGAATCTACAAGGTAGCAGGTGAAAAAGCCAAAATTTATTTTGTCGATCTCGCCGTGCATCATACAAGCATGAATTTTACTCCTTACAACATGTCGTTTATGGTGCATAACAAGCCTGCCTATTTTAAATTGCGTAAAATGTTGGAGGATATTTCTCAAAAAACCGTCACGCCTTCGCAAGAGCAAATCGAAACCGAGATGCGCAAATTGGGGCAAAAATTTGTCGAATTGAATTATGCCGATATCGATGTCGGCCATAAGTATTTCAAAAAGTTAGGAAAGCAGTTTAATGTCAATAAAACACCTATGCTTGTTGTCGTCAATTCGGATGCTAAAAAAGAGAAAGAATTAACAGGCGAAGAGATTACACAGGAGAACGTCTTAAAGGCAATTAATCTTCTGTCCAACTAG
- a CDS encoding ABC transporter ATP-binding protein, translating into MNQPLLSSVVLRATKLVKSFYIPVKVPILRGVDFQVMQGESVAIMGRSGEGKSTLLQILGTLEQPCSGEIEILGQKVTSANQTFMRNRHLAFIFQSFHLLEDYSVLDNVLMPARIGRQSVKKGSVAYQHACDLLEYVGLSHRLHFDTKRLSGGEKQRVAIARALCNNPDIILADEPSGNLDKQTSVVIHDLLLEFAKERGKALIVVTHDHSLANLCDKQYMLQNGYLVSIPSMSL; encoded by the coding sequence ATGAATCAACCTCTTTTATCGAGTGTCGTATTACGCGCGACAAAGTTAGTTAAATCGTTTTATATCCCTGTTAAAGTGCCGATTTTGCGCGGGGTTGATTTTCAGGTGATGCAAGGGGAGTCTGTCGCAATTATGGGGCGGTCTGGAGAAGGCAAAAGTACTTTGCTTCAAATTTTGGGAACTTTGGAACAGCCTTGCTCCGGAGAGATAGAGATTTTAGGCCAGAAAGTGACTTCTGCCAACCAGACTTTTATGCGAAATCGACATCTGGCTTTCATCTTTCAATCTTTTCATCTTTTAGAAGATTATTCCGTGCTCGATAATGTCTTAATGCCTGCGAGGATTGGGCGTCAATCGGTTAAAAAAGGGAGTGTTGCTTATCAGCACGCGTGCGACCTTTTAGAATATGTCGGGCTCTCTCATCGGCTCCACTTCGACACTAAACGCCTATCTGGAGGGGAAAAGCAACGTGTGGCAATCGCTCGCGCTTTATGCAACAATCCAGACATTATCTTAGCAGATGAGCCTTCAGGCAATTTAGATAAGCAAACTTCTGTTGTGATTCATGATTTATTATTGGAGTTTGCAAAAGAAAGAGGTAAGGCATTGATTGTCGTGACCCATGACCATTCTTTAGCGAACTTGTGCGACAAGCAATATATGTTGCAAAATGGCTATCTTGTGTCCATCCCTTCCATGTCTTTGTAA
- a CDS encoding FtsX-like permease family protein — protein MFELSVALKYLLPRWRQLSVSIISLISILVISLVVWLIVVFLSITHGLEKIWTQKLVALTAPIRITPTENYYRSYYYQVDGISANSDYTHKTIGEKRVASDSDPYNPEEDEEIPVLWPPADRLQDGILNDPVKKAFAILEEMRGVTGLRAKDYEMAAGNLQLHMIRTPSATPPYSTAYQKSNPLQSALSQPTWLGSFDADQLNLLQALLPVDSHDLTNVLTTSDYVLNPAREEHAEEILKVDAKTVRKRIRSFFESVKIRKLKTRTGGWVIPRFLFPSKGEFAVLVEKQQDQPKSVWIVSNPKKDRQSMAAAGKIVPATLRVEMQQEGSRFFLKFPEDQSERLLSSKVPILLEENFSFPAQLVATSLEKAHRVSDLRFQIEFHLQGAFWKGVIPFQNLAIDEADFPTAYAQLPQDFPSWLFTVNAGKKEKLVLPMDQERGQGILLPKSFKEAGVLIGDAGYLAYFSPTVSALQEQRAPVFVAGFYDPGIIPIGGKFVLVNQEMTSLIRTSQNPHEMLSSNGINVNFDQLQEAPKVKEALEKAFSQAGISPYWKIETFREYEFTRDLIQQLGTERTLWTLIATVIIIVACSNIISMLIILVNDKKMEIGILRSMGASSLSIAMIFGFCGVVMGFAGSLMGVLVAWITLSNLQVLVDLISQVQGYQAFNPVFFGHALPNEMSVEALFFVFVTTLVISLLAGIVPAVKASMLRPSAILRSE, from the coding sequence ATGTTTGAACTTTCTGTTGCTTTAAAATATCTTTTACCAAGATGGCGGCAGCTATCGGTCTCAATTATTAGTTTAATCTCCATCCTGGTTATTTCGCTTGTCGTTTGGCTGATTGTGGTTTTTTTATCCATCACGCATGGGTTAGAAAAAATTTGGACGCAAAAGCTCGTCGCTTTGACAGCCCCTATTCGCATCACTCCTACAGAAAATTATTATCGCTCTTACTATTACCAAGTAGATGGGATTAGCGCGAACTCTGACTATACGCATAAAACTATTGGGGAAAAAAGGGTGGCCTCTGATTCCGACCCTTACAATCCCGAAGAAGATGAAGAAATTCCTGTTCTTTGGCCGCCTGCAGATAGGCTTCAAGATGGGATCTTAAACGACCCTGTTAAAAAAGCTTTCGCAATCCTAGAAGAGATGCGAGGGGTTACAGGTTTACGAGCCAAAGATTATGAAATGGCTGCCGGTAATTTGCAGCTGCATATGATTCGAACCCCTTCCGCTACTCCGCCTTATTCTACCGCTTATCAAAAATCAAACCCGCTTCAGTCTGCCCTCTCACAGCCGACCTGGTTAGGCTCTTTTGATGCAGATCAACTCAATTTATTGCAAGCTTTGCTGCCGGTTGATTCTCACGATTTAACGAACGTTTTAACAACAAGCGACTATGTTTTAAATCCTGCTCGAGAAGAGCACGCAGAGGAGATTTTAAAAGTAGACGCAAAAACGGTTCGAAAACGGATTCGGTCTTTTTTTGAATCTGTTAAAATTCGAAAGCTCAAAACTCGCACAGGTGGCTGGGTGATTCCAAGGTTTTTGTTTCCTTCGAAGGGAGAGTTTGCTGTTCTGGTAGAAAAGCAACAGGATCAGCCTAAATCGGTTTGGATTGTTTCCAATCCTAAGAAGGATAGGCAAAGTATGGCAGCCGCAGGAAAGATTGTTCCCGCCACACTTCGAGTAGAAATGCAGCAGGAAGGGAGTCGTTTCTTCTTAAAATTTCCCGAGGATCAATCTGAAAGGCTTCTTTCTTCCAAAGTGCCCATTTTATTGGAAGAAAATTTTTCCTTTCCCGCTCAGCTTGTGGCAACTTCCCTTGAAAAGGCGCATAGAGTATCTGACTTGCGCTTTCAGATTGAATTTCATCTTCAAGGAGCTTTTTGGAAAGGAGTAATTCCCTTCCAAAATTTGGCCATTGACGAGGCAGACTTCCCAACTGCTTATGCGCAGCTCCCTCAAGATTTTCCTAGTTGGCTTTTTACAGTAAATGCGGGCAAAAAGGAAAAGCTGGTCCTTCCCATGGATCAAGAAAGAGGACAAGGAATTTTGCTGCCCAAAAGCTTTAAAGAAGCGGGGGTGTTAATTGGGGATGCCGGGTACCTGGCTTATTTTTCACCCACTGTAAGCGCTTTACAAGAACAACGAGCTCCCGTATTTGTGGCGGGTTTTTATGATCCCGGGATTATTCCAATTGGGGGCAAGTTCGTTTTAGTGAATCAAGAAATGACAAGTTTGATTCGAACTTCCCAAAATCCACATGAAATGTTATCCAGTAATGGCATTAATGTGAATTTTGATCAATTGCAAGAAGCTCCTAAGGTGAAAGAAGCGCTTGAAAAGGCGTTTTCTCAGGCAGGCATTTCTCCCTATTGGAAAATCGAAACCTTCCGAGAGTATGAATTCACGCGAGATTTAATTCAGCAACTGGGGACTGAACGCACCTTGTGGACTTTGATTGCGACAGTCATTATTATTGTAGCTTGTTCCAATATCATTTCGATGTTAATTATCCTAGTCAATGACAAAAAAATGGAAATTGGAATTTTGCGATCGATGGGAGCCTCCTCTTTAAGTATTGCGATGATTTTTGGGTTTTGTGGAGTGGTAATGGGATTTGCAGGCAGTTTAATGGGGGTGTTAGTGGCTTGGATAACCCTCAGCAATTTACAAGTATTGGTAGATCTCATTAGCCAAGTTCAGGGTTATCAAGCATTTAATCCCGTATTTTTTGGACATGCGCTTCCCAACGAAATGAGTGTCGAAGCGTTGTTTTTTGTCTTTGTGACAACGCTTGTGATCTCTTTGTTGGCAGGAATTGTGCCCGCAGTAAAAGCTTCGATGCTTCGCCCATCTGCTATCTTACGATCAGAATAA
- the rpmG gene encoding 50S ribosomal protein L33 produces MASKREKIKLKSSKSHYFYYTVKNKTKTPDRLSLKKYDPIVREHVEFKETK; encoded by the coding sequence ATGGCCTCTAAACGAGAAAAAATTAAACTTAAAAGTTCAAAAAGCCACTACTTTTATTATACCGTCAAAAATAAAACGAAAACTCCAGATCGTTTAAGTTTGAAAAAGTATGATCCAATCGTAAGAGAACACGTCGAATTTAAAGAGACTAAATAA
- the tsaD gene encoding tRNA (adenosine(37)-N6)-threonylcarbamoyltransferase complex transferase subunit TsaD has translation MTLVLGIETTCDETACALVRNGSEILANVVSSQIDLHNEYGGVVPELACRRHVDLLLPTLDKALQEAKVALEEIDLIAVAHTPGLIGALLIGLNAAKTLSIALRKPFVGVNHVEAHLYAALMSQPAFPVFPCLGVVLSGGHTCLIKMNGIGNYTLLGQTIDDAIGESFDKTAKILGLPYPGGPHIEKLAKMGNPSAYPFKPGRVKGRALDFSFSGLKTQALYAVKGQNEREEQRVLSAQQKNDLCASFQETAFRDVVEKALLAAKQENCHTLVLGGGVTHNQYLRALFQQTAPEFHLVWPKNELSLDNAAMIAGLGYHVYLQKGAGDTLDLEAKTRTPFYSR, from the coding sequence ATGACATTAGTACTAGGCATTGAAACGACCTGCGATGAGACCGCTTGCGCGCTTGTGAGAAATGGCTCAGAAATATTAGCGAATGTGGTTTCATCGCAAATAGATTTACATAATGAGTATGGAGGGGTTGTCCCGGAACTAGCTTGCCGGCGACATGTAGATCTTTTACTCCCAACACTTGATAAAGCTCTTCAAGAGGCTAAAGTGGCTTTAGAGGAAATTGACTTAATTGCTGTCGCGCATACTCCGGGATTGATTGGAGCTTTGCTTATTGGATTAAATGCGGCAAAAACCTTATCAATAGCCCTAAGAAAACCTTTTGTGGGTGTTAACCATGTAGAAGCCCATCTCTATGCGGCCTTAATGTCGCAGCCTGCATTTCCTGTATTTCCTTGCTTAGGAGTTGTGCTTTCTGGTGGGCATACGTGTTTAATCAAGATGAATGGGATTGGAAATTATACGTTGCTTGGGCAAACTATAGATGATGCGATCGGTGAATCTTTTGATAAAACTGCTAAAATACTAGGGTTACCTTATCCGGGCGGTCCTCATATTGAAAAGCTGGCTAAAATGGGTAATCCATCCGCTTATCCCTTTAAACCAGGTCGAGTCAAAGGTCGAGCGCTAGATTTTTCGTTTAGTGGATTGAAGACCCAAGCTTTATATGCTGTTAAAGGACAAAATGAAAGGGAGGAACAGCGAGTTTTGTCCGCTCAACAAAAAAACGATTTATGTGCGTCTTTTCAAGAAACGGCCTTTAGGGATGTGGTGGAAAAAGCCCTTTTGGCTGCTAAACAAGAAAATTGTCACACCCTAGTGCTAGGAGGAGGGGTCACGCACAATCAATATTTAAGAGCCTTATTTCAACAAACCGCCCCTGAATTTCATTTGGTATGGCCAAAAAACGAGCTAAGCTTAGACAATGCGGCGATGATTGCAGGTCTTGGTTACCATGTTTATTTACAGAAAGGAGCGGGCGATACCCTGGATTTGGAAGCTAAAACCCGCACCCCTTTTTATTCCCGGTGA
- a CDS encoding MarC family protein has translation MSGQSIFSIALTLFLVTNPIGNAPAIIALIKDFDFSRQKIIMLREAIFSLILALFFQYGGEVFLNTLSIERYTVSLCGGTLLFLISLSMIFPYLHEEAIKVTKHEPFFVPIATPILSGPGLLSIIMLLSSQVSSNFEMSLAILLAWVGVSFVLLIAPYLNKVLGKRGLVALEQLMGLVLSILSTDMLIKGIEQFILSIRG, from the coding sequence ATGTCAGGTCAGTCTATTTTTTCAATTGCACTCACCCTGTTTTTAGTGACCAATCCTATAGGAAATGCTCCCGCAATTATTGCCTTGATTAAAGATTTTGACTTTTCCCGTCAAAAAATAATCATGCTGCGGGAGGCAATCTTTTCTCTTATTCTAGCTCTTTTCTTTCAGTACGGTGGAGAAGTTTTTTTAAATACTTTATCCATTGAACGCTATACTGTTTCTCTGTGTGGGGGAACATTGCTATTTCTGATTTCCCTGAGTATGATCTTTCCCTACCTACATGAGGAAGCGATTAAAGTAACCAAGCATGAGCCTTTTTTTGTTCCGATTGCCACACCCATTCTATCAGGTCCTGGCTTGCTATCCATTATTATGCTACTCTCTTCACAAGTCTCTAGCAATTTCGAGATGTCCCTTGCCATTTTACTTGCTTGGGTCGGAGTATCTTTTGTTCTTCTAATTGCTCCTTATTTAAATAAAGTTTTAGGAAAACGGGGGCTAGTAGCTCTAGAACAGCTGATGGGGCTTGTACTTTCTATCCTTTCAACAGACATGCTTATCAAAGGTATTGAGCAATTCATTTTATCAATTCGAGGTTAA
- a CDS encoding MarC family protein has protein sequence MEDLSLFSITLVLFLIMDPLGNIAPFREMLKKIEPQKQKQVILREMLIALFAILVFNFLGEVIFEYLQVTGTTVQISSGIILFLGALKILFSSRDNPRSNLPQEEPFIIPLAIPLVAGPSLLATVMLYAEMQTSIPLMLGGIFIAWGLASTILLFSNRLHALLGNSGLIACEKLMGMVLILLAIQRFLEGVENFIKTLPPA, from the coding sequence ATGGAAGATCTTTCACTTTTTTCTATCACCTTAGTCCTATTTTTAATTATGGATCCTTTAGGCAATATCGCTCCATTTAGGGAAATGCTAAAAAAAATTGAACCCCAGAAGCAAAAACAGGTTATTCTCCGAGAAATGCTGATTGCTTTGTTTGCAATCCTAGTCTTCAATTTTTTGGGCGAAGTCATCTTTGAATATTTGCAAGTCACAGGAACAACTGTGCAGATCTCCTCTGGAATTATTCTATTCTTGGGAGCTTTAAAAATTTTATTCTCCTCCAGAGATAATCCCAGAAGCAACCTCCCTCAAGAAGAGCCTTTTATCATCCCTTTAGCAATCCCTTTGGTTGCCGGCCCGTCCCTTTTAGCAACAGTTATGCTCTACGCCGAAATGCAAACGAGCATTCCTCTGATGCTTGGAGGGATATTTATCGCTTGGGGGCTTGCCTCCACCATCCTTCTCTTCTCTAATCGGCTACATGCTTTGCTTGGAAATAGTGGATTGATAGCTTGTGAAAAGCTGATGGGAATGGTGCTAATTTTATTAGCGATTCAACGCTTTCTTGAAGGAGTTGAAAATTTTATTAAAACATTACCCCCTGCATGA
- the truA gene encoding tRNA pseudouridine(38-40) synthase TruA gives MINIRLTISYDGGRFLGWQKTSIGPSIEESLENALRQILQETIALQAASRTDAGVHAHEQVVNFFTAKSLDLRRLSKSLNGLLPKDIVVLDAQLAPHNFHPTLDCLSKEYRYSISTGPIQSPDRRFYAWHCPGFLDKELMQKAAMHLAGVHDFSAFCNFKKNEGYTHYVREVSSIQICETSSDDFYFQVIGKSFLYKMVRNIVGTLIYVGKGKLQCDDLPLLLKGGDRTKIGMTAPAHGLTLYRLSYSN, from the coding sequence ATGATAAATATTCGCTTAACAATCTCCTATGACGGGGGACGTTTCCTTGGCTGGCAAAAGACCTCAATAGGTCCTAGTATTGAAGAAAGCTTAGAAAATGCCCTCCGCCAAATTCTGCAAGAAACCATCGCCTTGCAAGCTGCAAGTCGCACGGATGCCGGAGTACATGCCCACGAGCAGGTGGTGAATTTTTTCACCGCCAAATCCCTTGATTTGAGGAGACTTTCGAAAAGCTTAAATGGTTTACTTCCTAAAGATATCGTGGTACTCGACGCACAGCTCGCCCCGCATAATTTTCATCCAACTTTAGATTGTCTATCGAAAGAATACCGTTATTCCATTTCAACAGGGCCTATTCAATCTCCAGATCGCAGATTCTATGCTTGGCATTGCCCTGGTTTTTTAGATAAAGAGCTTATGCAAAAAGCGGCCATGCACCTGGCTGGCGTTCATGATTTTTCGGCTTTTTGCAACTTTAAAAAAAACGAAGGATATACCCACTACGTGAGAGAGGTCTCGAGTATTCAAATCTGTGAGACTTCCTCTGATGATTTTTACTTTCAGGTCATTGGAAAATCTTTTTTATATAAAATGGTGCGAAATATTGTAGGCACCTTAATTTATGTAGGCAAAGGTAAGCTGCAGTGCGACGATCTTCCCCTTTTATTAAAAGGGGGAGATCGCACGAAAATAGGAATGACCGCTCCGGCTCATGGCTTAACCCTCTATCGCTTAAGCTATTCGAACTGA
- a CDS encoding DUF368 domain-containing protein: MAFNPIAKSMNWKKGLKILLSGFCMGACDLVPGISGGTVAFLMGFYAQLIQSIKSLNFSAFKLLLRGEFQAFFQAVAWPFLLPLLGGMGLAIASLAEIFDCILNHESYRTFLYAGFCGLIAASAYFCLKQIAPWRWQDALTLFLGLLMAYFLTGPLPLPKAGEKLFDVFLPESIQIQVDTRAVQNYIPSTHVLTCVPSATLSAMASKKMIDEKTWVLDRELQQSFQLKDLQLVSSRSWIDPWLIFAGMLAISAMLLPGISGSYILTVLGVYPTAIAAVADFVKSLRLFSFDSEAFYILLNLGLGILLGGMLFCRLLSWLLLHYYQSSIAFLSGAMLGASHTIWPFWHYHYFLLPLHLEKGIQLSPTEPFMPALDSALFWSGFGTACATFALVGGIELGVSYLKSKQSVRIA; this comes from the coding sequence ATGGCTTTTAACCCTATTGCAAAGAGCATGAACTGGAAAAAAGGGCTAAAGATTTTGCTGTCAGGGTTTTGCATGGGGGCTTGCGATCTCGTTCCAGGCATTTCTGGCGGTACGGTTGCTTTTTTAATGGGGTTTTATGCGCAGCTTATTCAGAGTATTAAAAGTTTAAACTTTTCAGCTTTTAAATTATTACTTCGGGGTGAATTCCAGGCATTTTTTCAAGCGGTTGCTTGGCCTTTTTTGTTGCCTTTATTGGGGGGAATGGGTCTCGCCATAGCCTCTTTAGCTGAGATTTTTGATTGTATTTTAAATCATGAAAGTTACCGCACTTTTTTATATGCGGGCTTTTGCGGGTTGATTGCTGCTTCGGCCTATTTTTGTCTCAAACAAATAGCTCCATGGAGATGGCAGGATGCTTTAACGCTTTTTTTGGGGCTGCTTATGGCTTATTTTTTAACAGGCCCCCTCCCTCTCCCAAAGGCGGGTGAAAAACTCTTTGACGTGTTTTTGCCCGAGTCTATCCAAATCCAAGTAGATACTAGAGCGGTTCAAAATTATATTCCCTCTACTCATGTGTTAACGTGTGTTCCCTCTGCCACGCTTTCTGCGATGGCCTCGAAGAAAATGATCGATGAAAAAACATGGGTGCTTGATCGGGAATTACAGCAGTCCTTTCAGTTGAAAGATTTACAGCTGGTTTCATCTCGCTCATGGATAGATCCTTGGCTAATATTTGCTGGGATGCTTGCGATTAGCGCCATGCTGCTTCCCGGTATTTCGGGTAGCTATATTTTGACTGTTTTAGGCGTCTACCCCACCGCTATTGCTGCTGTGGCAGACTTTGTCAAAAGCTTAAGGTTATTTAGCTTTGACTCAGAGGCTTTTTATATTCTTCTAAACCTGGGTTTAGGAATTTTGCTGGGGGGGATGCTCTTTTGCAGGCTATTGAGTTGGCTTTTGCTCCATTATTATCAAAGCTCAATAGCCTTTTTATCAGGGGCTATGTTGGGGGCGAGCCATACAATTTGGCCTTTTTGGCACTATCACTACTTTCTTTTGCCCTTGCATTTGGAAAAAGGGATCCAGCTAAGCCCAACTGAACCTTTTATGCCAGCTTTAGATTCTGCCTTATTTTGGAGCGGTTTTGGAACTGCTTGTGCGACCTTCGCCTTGGTTGGGGGGATCGAACTAGGTGTCTCTTATTTAAAATCTAAGCAGTCAGTTCGAATAGCTTAA